Part of the Bacteriovorax stolpii genome, CCATCGCTACAAACTTTCCTTCTTTCTGCATGGTTTTAATAATCTCAGCTTTCTTTTGAGGCAATACATCCGCAAAAAAGAATCAACTCCAATTTTTCTCAATAACCGCCTGTGCTGTTTTAGCATTATCTCCAGTAATCATAACGATTTTATTCCAAGATCCTGAAGTGTTTTAATAGCGACTTGGCTTGTCTCTTTTATTGGGTCAATGACACCTAGGAAACCACAAATTTATTATCAATTGCTACAAACATAACTGTTTGGCCATCTTCACGAAGGTTATCCATGTCTTTTTCAAAGTTTTGATAGTTAATAGAAAGATCTTCCATTAAGGCCTTATTTCCAACGGCAATTTTTTGATTTCCTATTTGAGCGAGAAGTCCTTTACCGGTAATAGATGAAAATCCTGTAACTTCAACTAGAGCAACATTTTTTTCCATCGCTCCTGCTACGATGGCGGTAGCAAGTGGATGTTCACTTACTTTTTCAAGACTAGCAGCAAGGGAAAGTAGTTCATTGTCGCTCAAAGTATCTACACTTTTAACTGTAATTAGTTTTGGTTTTCCAACTGTCAGTGTTCCGGTTTTATCAACTACAAGAGTGTCAACTTTTCTCATTTGTTCAATCGCCTCGGCATTTTTGAAGAGCACTCCCATGGTTGCTCCACGTCCAGTTGCAACCATGATTGACATTGGTGTCGCAAGCCCCAGAGCACAGGGGCAAGCGATGATAAGAACTGCGACAGCATTAACAATTGCGTGAGCGAGTTTAGGTTCTGGACCAACAAGGGTCCAAACAATTCCTGTGATAATGGCAATAAGGATAACAATTGGAACAAAATATCCTGAGACGGTGTCCGCGAGTTTTTGAATAGGCGCACGAGAGCGTTGTGCCTCTGAAACCATTTGAACAATTTGGGCAAGCAGAGTGTCCTTTCCAATTTTTTCTGCCTTCATGATGAAACTACCCGTGGCATTAATGGTAGCTCCTAACACTTTTGCACCAGGTGTTTTTTCTACTGGTACCGGCTCACCAGATACCATTGATTCATCGACCGATGATTGTCCGGATATAACAACACCATCCACTGGAATTTTTTCTCCCGGCCTGACACGAAGTTGGTCATTAATAGCAACTAGCTCAAGTGGAATATCAACTTCTACTCCATCAGTATTCACTCGCCTTGCTGTTTTAGGTGCAAGCCCTAGTAAAGATTTAATGGCAGCACTTGTCTGGCCTCGAGCTTTTAGTTCTAAAACTTGGCCAAGTAATATAAGTGAAACGATTACTGCTGCCGCTTCAAAGTAGAGTCCAACTTCTCCAGTCATGGAATCTTTAAATGATTCAGGAAAAATTTTAGGAAACAAAACAGCGATTAAGCTATATCCATAGGCCACTCCGGTTCCAAGACCAATGAGTGTAAACATATTTAAACTTTTGTTTTTTAGTGACAGCCAAAATTTAACGAAGAAGGGCCATCCACCCCATAAAACGACAGGGGTAGCGAGAATAACTTCTATCCATTTCATATTTTGGATTAAACCAGCTTGATGAATAAGATGTCGTCCACCCATTGTTATAAAAAGAAGTGGCAAACTTAAAACAGCACTGACGAAGAATCTTTTAAGCATCGAAAGATATTCTGAATTATCTTCTTCATTTTTTTGAATTTGTACCGGTTCGAGAAACATTCCACAGATAGGACAATTACCTGGGCCAATTTGACGAATCTGGGAGTGCATGGGACAAGTGTATTCTACATTGTTTTGCGCAACTGATTTATGGTGAATTTGATTATGAGGTAGATGAGCTTCCATTTAAATTCCTAGTTAAGTGCAAACTTGCAGTGATTTTTAATTTTATAGAATAATATTTAGAAAACTATGATTTGCATCACAGTTTTTAAGTAATAATTCAATAGTAAGATGCCATTATTTTTTCATATTGTTCATCAAGTCTTTACATTTATCCATACTCATTCCTTTTTCACATTTCTCCATGATTTCTTTATGGCACATTTTATCGTCTTCCTGCTTTGCCATACATTCTTTCATCATCGTATGCATTTTATTCATATCCATATTTTTGGTTTCCATTCCCTTCATTTTATTCATTTCTTTGTCAGCTGAAAATGTACTGGATGAGAACATTATCACAACTAAGAACGCAAGCTTCAAATGCAGATGGTTTAAATTTCCTGTTTTCATTTTTTCTCCAACTTTGATCCATTCATTATGAAAAGATCTTTTAATATTTCATATTTATTTCATTCGATGATTTTATCTTTGGTAATTTTATTTCAAGATTGAATGTTAAGACGGTTGTCGGAGTGCAAATGTCTTTACATCGACGGCCATCGCTAAGGCCTTATTGACCTGACCCCAAACGCTAGACTACTTTTAATCTCACATCCTGATCAAAACCGTTTATCTTTTTCATTTCAAATTGCCTAGTAAATTCTTCCGGAGTCAGACCATTCAAAGAGCTATGAGGTCTGAAATTATTGTATTCCTTTCTCCATGTTTCAATTAAAATCTTTGCTTCTTCGATCGTTTGGAACCAATGCTGATTCAAACATTGTGCTCTAAATTTCCCGTTGAACGATTCTATGAACGCATTTTGAGTAGGCTTTCCTGGCTCGATAAAATGCAGCTTCACATTGTTCTTCATCGCCCATAACCCCAAATCTTTTCCCGCAAACTCTGGCCCGTTATCTACAAAAATGACTTCTGGTAACCCAATTTTAATTTTTAAAGTATCAAGCGCTCTTGCAACCTCAGCTCCTGTCATTGTCACTCCGACGTTTATCATTGGGCAATTCTTAGAAAACTGATCAATGATTGTGAGGCACTTAATTTTTCTCCCACTGAAACATCTGTCATGGACAAAATCCATCGACCACGTTTTTAAAGGAGCTTCTGGAGGAACTTGAACAACTCTTAAATGTCTCGCTCTCTTATTTTTCTTTTTTAAACGAAGAGAGAGCTTCTCTTCTTTGTAAATTCTCTCAGTTCGCTTATGATTTATAACAAGTTCTTCTCTTTTGGTGATCTCATGTAAAGTTCTAAGCCCAAAACCTGGATGCTTTTCTGCAAGCTCTTTTAAACGCGCTCTAAGCTTGATTTCAGCAACGTCTTCAACCTCTTTGTAGTAGAAGGTTGCTTTCTGAAGATCAAGGATTCTGCAGGCCCTAGAGCAGCTCATCCTGTAGCTGTCTCTTATGTAGCTCACCATTGTGCGCTTTATTTTGGGGCCTACCACTTTTTTGAGTTAATATCCTTCAAAATCAAATTATCAAGAGAGAGATTGGCCACAAGACGTTTGAGTTTTGCATTCTCAGCTTCAAGCTCTTTCATTTTTTTAAGCTCGGCCACTTCAACGCCGTTGTATTTTCTTTTCCAAGCATAGTAGGTCACTGTGGTGATGCCGTGTTTGCGACAGACTTCTTGAACAGTTGAATTACCCGACTTGGCCTCTTGGAGAATATGGACGATTTTTTCTTCGCTGAACTTTGATTTTTTCATTTTTTTACCCTCTACATGTTAAAGTTTAACAGAGTGTAAGGTTTTGAATAGTCCAGATTTTCGGGGTCAGGTCATTATGACCACTGACTATCCAAACTGTTTTATTATCTGGTGAAACTTGCAAGTTATGAGGGCCTTCAATTCCCGTAAGTGTAGTGAGTACCTTATTAGTTCTAGCATTAATGACTGTTATACTATTGCCATCTTCGTTCGCAACCCACACGCTGCCTTCGATATTCTTGTCATTTGCAAACGCATTTATGATCGTGAATAGGACCACAAAACTAAAAATAATTTTTAATTTTTTCATATCCAGTAAATTAATTTTCCTATACTTCATGACAGTATCTCCATATAAAAACCAAATTGGAAAATTGACTTTGTTGAATTTGTAATTTGGTTCACCAAGTAACTTCTTGGACTAAGACTTGCAAGTTTGAAACCAATGATACTTAACATAGGAGATAATTATGCAAGTTCAACAAGCGGAAACGAATTCAAAAAACAAAAAAGTCCTGAAATGGATCAATGTATTCAAAATTGTCTTAATTGTTTTAAGATTTGCGAAGAAACATTAGCGAGATGTTTTACGCAAATAGAGCACAAGGATTCTAGTCATCTTGCACTGTTAAAGTCATGTGCAGAAATTTGTAATACTTCGGCAAAGTTTATGATGTTGAATTCAAAATTTCATTCAGATGTTTGTGGTGTATGCTCTAAAGTTTGCATTGAATGTGCTGACAGTTGTGAAGCTCTTGGTGATGCAAGCATGAAAGAATGTATTGAAGCTTGCCGAAAATGTGCTGACAGCTGTGCAAAAATGGCTAAATTGCCCCATTAATAGTTTTAAATCAGGAAGGTTATACCTTCCTGGTTTTTTTTTATGCGCTCGATTTTTATATTTTACTCAACTATTTTTAATAGAGGAATCCTTATGAAGTATCTTTTTTGGGTTATTATCACATTGTTTACAAATCTATTTTTTGGACTTTATGCCAACTCAGAGAATGAATCAAAATTTTTAGAAGGAATGAGCATACATCATGAAAGTGCAGTTAAAATGTCTGAAATTGCATTAAAAAAAACAAAGAATAAAAACATAGTAGAACTCGCTCGAATAATCAAAAAAAATCAAACTAAAGAAATAAAAAAATTAAGGAACTGGAATTCAAAATGGTATGGAGCTTCAGAAGTCGTTGAAGTAAAAAAAGACGAGCATGGAATGATGAATATGGCAGATCTTCAAAACAAATCAGGGAAGGATTTTGATAAAGCTTTTTTAGAAATGATGACTAAACATCATCAGGACGGTATACAAATGGCAAATAAAATGATGCCGGAGCTTGAAAAGAAGGAAATTCATCATTTTGCTAAAGAAATGATTGAAAAGCAGAATAAGGAAGTTGTTAAAATGGAAGAAATAAAAAAGACGCTATAGATGGAATTATAAATGAATTCAAAATTGATTTTCCCCTTGTTCTTTCTGCTATATTTATTAATTCACAGCGGTTCAACTTATTCAAGTGACGATATAAAAGTACGAGAAATGAAAATGGACAGTAAAGACATGAATGGTATGAAGAGCGAGGGGAAAGATGGTATAATGAGCAAAGCTGAAATGAAAAAAATGAATAGAATTATGAAAGATTGCATGAGAGTTCATAAAGACAAAAAACTATGTTTAAAGGCGACTAAAAAATAATTTATGCGCTTCTTGTAAGAAAAGATGATTTGTATCATGTGACTTATTTATATTTTATATTATTGTTTAGCTAGATTGTTTCTGACAAGCCTAATGATATTGTCGCAAATTTAAAAAACATAGGAGTATTTTATGAAAGCTAAACTGATGTCAAAAATTACAGTAACAGCATTGATGGGGTTGATCGTTATAAGTTCAGCTTATGCACAAGATCCAAGCAATACCTCTCATGAAGAACATCATCCTGATACAAAAGTAGTATCAGAGAAAAAGAGTGATATGAAAATGGAAAATGGAATGATGGGAAAAATGGACATGAAAAATATGAAGGGCATGATGAAAGAGTGTAAAGAAATGCATAAAAATTCAAAAATGTGTAACCAAGATATGATGGAAAAATGTCAGATGCAAATGGATAGTAAAGATTGTCAAAAGATGATGAAGAAAGCAAAGAGTAAATAAGCTAAAAAATAGTTCAAGATGAAGAGGAAATGGAAACGTCTAATAGCGATCAAATTCTAAAATGACATCGCTAAGTCACGTACATGGCCATTGGAATTCTTGGCTATTTCTTGTGTATTGAACAAAGAGAACATGTGCTTCCATTTCTTCCTTATTTATTCTTGCTAGCATGCCCACTATGCACATTTTTATGCATAGTGGACACAAATATCATAATGAAGGATAAAGTAAGAGGTCAAAATTAAGAATACATACTTTGAAGCATTGGAACAATTATCCTTAATTTGTTTTCATCTAACTTCTCAATTATTTTTTGGCATTCTTCGACCATTTCATGGCGAAGTAGAGATAGTTTCAAAAGTTGGTTGAAATACTCCATTGAGTATCCATACGTCAGAACAATACTAAGTATTTTCTTATCTGTAAGGGCAACACGACCATTTTCGATGAAACCAATAGTATTAATTCCTAACCCACAAAGTTTAGAAGCTTCGTATTGATTAATATTTTTAAGTAGCCTTAGCTCTTTTAAAACTTTGCACTCCCTAGTAACTCGTCTGTGGCAAAATCTTCTATCTGATCTACTATGAGAGGTTTTATTTTTTCTAATAGAATTAGCATCTGTTGAGGCTTGGATTTTGCCTGATCTAAGGTCTTCTACATCTGAATCACTAAATCCGTACTTATGTTGAAACTCCTTAAATTTTTCAACGGAGATTGCTCCACGACCATTTTCTAGTCGTTCAATGTTTTTGTAAGAGAAATCAAACAGAAGTCCAGCTTGCTGTCTTGTGAGTTTCTTAAGCAATCTCATTTTCTTCAAGAGGACTGCAAAATCTGAAAGGTATTCTTGTTTTATATTTTCTGTAATTGTTTCCATAAAGTTCTCCATGGGAAAATGCCATGGCCATGGCAAGCGAGTGCTCATAGCAATGGCAAAAAAATTGGTTGGTAATAGCAAAGGTGTGCAAGCGAGTGCTTGCAAAAATAATTGAGGAATTTTAGAAGTTTACAAACTTTGGTGCTACAAAATGCAAGCAGGTGCTTGCTCATGCTACTTCAAAATCTTTCTGGTAAGGATTTGGTAAGGACACTTAGAAAGATGGCGAAATATTGAGAAATAAACAATTGTGAGTTGACTACAGTCCTACTGAATTTAAGTTGTTAAGATATTTAATGTTTTGAGAAATTACCGATTTTTTGAAAATCAAATGGAAAGGTTTATGTGACCCTTTACCTAAGAAAGCCACTTGAAATGGAATACAGGGCGCTGGACAAGCTTAGAATAAG contains:
- a CDS encoding IS3 family transposase, coding for MVSYIRDSYRMSCSRACRILDLQKATFYYKEVEDVAEIKLRARLKELAEKHPGFGLRTLHEITKREELVINHKRTERIYKEEKLSLRLKKKNKRARHLRVVQVPPEAPLKTWSMDFVHDRCFSGRKIKCLTIIDQFSKNCPMINVGVTMTGAEVARALDTLKIKIGLPEVIFVDNGPEFAGKDLGLWAMKNNVKLHFIEPGKPTQNAFIESFNGKFRAQCLNQHWFQTIEEAKILIETWRKEYNNFRPHSSLNGLTPEEFTRQFEMKKINGFDQDVRLKVV
- a CDS encoding transposase is translated as MKKSKFSEEKIVHILQEAKSGNSTVQEVCRKHGITTVTYYAWKRKYNGVEVAELKKMKELEAENAKLKRLVANLSLDNLILKDINSKKW
- a CDS encoding YncE family protein; translation: MKKLKIIFSFVVLFTIINAFANDKNIEGSVWVANEDGNSITVINARTNKVLTTLTGIEGPHNLQVSPDNKTVWIVSGHNDLTPKIWTIQNLTLC
- a CDS encoding four-helix bundle copper-binding protein; this encodes MILNIGDNYASSTSGNEFKKQKSPEMDQCIQNCLNCFKICEETLARCFTQIEHKDSSHLALLKSCAEICNTSAKFMMLNSKFHSDVCGVCSKVCIECADSCEALGDASMKECIEACRKCADSCAKMAKLPH
- a CDS encoding DUF305 domain-containing protein, producing MKYLFWVIITLFTNLFFGLYANSENESKFLEGMSIHHESAVKMSEIALKKTKNKNIVELARIIKKNQTKEIKKLRNWNSKWYGASEVVEVKKDEHGMMNMADLQNKSGKDFDKAFLEMMTKHHQDGIQMANKMMPELEKKEIHHFAKEMIEKQNKEVVKMEEIKKTL
- a CDS encoding helix-turn-helix domain-containing protein, which codes for METITENIKQEYLSDFAVLLKKMRLLKKLTRQQAGLLFDFSYKNIERLENGRGAISVEKFKEFQHKYGFSDSDVEDLRSGKIQASTDANSIRKNKTSHSRSDRRFCHRRVTRECKVLKELRLLKNINQYEASKLCGLGINTIGFIENGRVALTDKKILSIVLTYGYSMEYFNQLLKLSLLRHEMVEECQKIIEKLDENKLRIIVPMLQSMYS